A single region of the Pontibacter kalidii genome encodes:
- a CDS encoding UDP-N-acetylmuramoyl-tripeptide--D-alanyl-D-alanine ligase yields MQNTIEFLYQKYLECRHVSTDSRAVQDQSMFFALNGPNFKGAKFAAMALEKGAKYAVVDDPSMASEHVFVVEDTLQALQDLARHHRRQLSIPVIGITGSNGKTTTKELIHAVLSRKFNTLYTQGNLNNHIGVPLTLLRITPEHEMAIIEMGANHIGEIALLSSIALPTHGMITNIGKAHLEGFGSLEGVARGKSELYVHLLEHGGTVFVNTGNEHLMRMSRRIESKVTYPAPDDFYHSELLEASPYVVYKDEEGNVVHTQLVGSYNYENMAAAACIGKYFGVPLQQANEAIAAYSPVNNRSQVLQQGSNTIILDAYNANPTSMAAAVRNFGSMNAPRKVVILGDMFEMGPESEAEHRALGEVVAQQPFDTVILCGKDMQYAAGVNENFLYFETKPELQTWLRKNPIADSYVLIKGSRGMGLETLVEELKTSD; encoded by the coding sequence ATGCAGAATACGATCGAGTTTCTATACCAAAAATACCTCGAGTGCCGCCACGTCAGCACCGACTCTCGCGCCGTTCAGGACCAAAGTATGTTTTTCGCCCTGAACGGGCCGAATTTCAAGGGGGCAAAATTTGCCGCTATGGCGCTGGAGAAGGGAGCCAAGTATGCCGTGGTGGATGACCCTAGTATGGCCTCGGAGCATGTATTTGTAGTGGAGGACACGCTGCAGGCGCTGCAGGACCTGGCGCGCCACCACCGCCGCCAGCTAAGTATACCGGTCATCGGTATTACGGGCTCCAACGGCAAAACCACCACCAAGGAGTTGATACACGCGGTACTGAGCCGGAAATTCAACACGCTTTATACGCAGGGCAACCTGAACAACCACATCGGCGTGCCGCTCACGCTGCTGCGCATCACCCCGGAGCACGAGATGGCGATTATTGAGATGGGAGCCAACCATATCGGCGAAATCGCCCTACTCTCCAGTATCGCTCTGCCCACACACGGCATGATCACCAACATCGGCAAGGCGCATTTGGAAGGATTCGGCAGCCTGGAGGGCGTGGCGCGCGGCAAGAGCGAGCTGTACGTGCACCTGCTGGAGCACGGCGGCACCGTGTTTGTGAACACCGGCAACGAGCACCTGATGCGCATGAGCCGCCGCATCGAAAGCAAAGTAACCTACCCTGCCCCCGACGATTTTTACCACAGCGAGCTGCTGGAGGCCTCACCTTACGTGGTGTATAAGGACGAGGAAGGCAACGTGGTGCATACGCAGCTGGTGGGCAGCTACAACTACGAGAACATGGCCGCTGCCGCCTGCATTGGCAAGTACTTTGGCGTGCCGCTGCAGCAAGCCAACGAGGCCATCGCCGCCTACAGCCCGGTAAACAACCGCTCGCAGGTGCTGCAGCAGGGCAGCAATACCATTATTCTGGACGCCTACAACGCCAACCCCACCTCTATGGCCGCCGCCGTGCGCAACTTTGGCAGTATGAATGCCCCACGCAAGGTAGTTATACTGGGGGATATGTTTGAGATGGGCCCTGAGAGCGAGGCCGAGCATAGAGCTTTAGGCGAAGTGGTAGCCCAGCAGCCTTTTGACACGGTTATACTTTGCGGCAAGGACATGCAGTATGCCGCCGGGGTAAACGAGAACTTTTTATACTTTGAAACCAAGCCGGAGCTGCAAACCTGGCTGCGCAAGAACCCCATTGCAGATAGTTATGTGCTGATCAAAGGCTCGCGGGGGATGGGGCTGGAGACGCTGGTGGAGGAGTTGAAGACCAGTGATTAG